The sequence AATTTAGTTTGTACAGGAACAAAGAGTATAGCACAAGTAAAAAAAGTAATAGAAGAAGTAATAAAAAAAGTAAAAAAAATTGGAGTTAAAGTAACAAAAAAACCTAAAATAAATGTACAAAATATTGTAGCAAGTGGAAGTATAGATTTAATGCTTAACTTAAATTTACTTGCTTTAGAATTAGAAAATACAGAATATGAACCTGAACAATTTCCAGGATTAGTATATAAATTAGTAGAACCTCCTGCAACTTTTTTATTATTTACAAATGGAAAACTTGTATGTACAGGAACAAAAAATAAAGAGCAGCTTGAAGAAAGCATGAAAAATCTTACAAAGAATGTTAAAGAAGCATTAAAAAAGATAAAATAAAAAAATATTTTAAATTTAAATTTTTATTTTTTATATTTTTTTAGTAAGCAATAATAATCTTTTTTCTATATTAATTATTCTTCAATAAGATTTTTCATAATTTTAGCGTATAATTTAAACTTCTCAAAATCTTCTTTATCTTAATATTTTTTTGCTTTATCTATTCTTTTATTTATTTTATTAATTAAAAAAATTTTTCTTCTAGAGATTCTCTTTTAATCATTTCTAAAATTTATTTTCATCATCTCTTAAATTATAATCTTTTTCATAATTTTCTTTTTTTATTTCTTGTTCAATTTTTATTAATAGGTTTCGTATAAATCGAATAAATCTTCTATTGAATAATTTTTATCAAATTTTTTTCATATTATTATTTTTTAAAATTAAGAAAGTTCTTTCTCTATTTCTTTTAACTTTTCATACCTACTCCATACTTGCTCTACATATTTATCTTGTTCTGGGTATTTTGGATTACATTTCCAACCATTATATCCTCTTAAAGCAGCTTGCCATCCATAATATATCTTTGATCTATATTCCTCGCTGCATGCATTACTAAATTGTTTTCCATTTTTATATGCATCATACATTTCCTTCAAAATTGCTGTTCCTATTTTTATATTTATTTCAGTATCTTTCAATTCTTCTTTAGATTTCAAATTAAATTTATCTTTCCATTTATTAAAACTAATTTGCATTAAACCATAAGAAGAACCGATAGAAACATCTTTTTTACATTCGGATTCTTGTATTATTACTGCAAGTGTTAATAAAGGATCAATTCCATTTTCTTTTGAATATTTTAATATATTTTCAGAAATATCTTCACAATAATCAACACATTTACATTTTTTATTATCACCATCTATTCCATAGTTCTTTACATTTTCTATTATTTTTTTAATTCTTTCTTTTTCTTCATTAGATATTTCGTTTTCTTCTTCTGAAGAAGAAGTTTTTTTCTTATTAGAACAAAAATAATCCCTATAAATTCCTGAATAATCAATAATTCTTAAACTATAAAAATATAATAGATTTTTATCTTTTATTTCTCCTTGGCTTAGTTTATATTTAAATATATAAATTATACAAAAAGCTTTTTGGTATTCATCTTTTAAATTAGAGCATTGGTTATATAAGTAATAACTATTTTTTCCTTCAAAAGCACTTTTTAATTCAGAAGATAACAGTGATAATTGTGAATCTGGTCCTTTGTTAATTGTGTTTTTATAACCAGCAAAATGTGTATCATTTTTAATATATATTGCTTTATTTTTGTTGCTTTTTTCTAAATCTAATTGATAACCCATCTTAGATTCTGCTGAAACAATAGCAGCTAATAAAGCTTTAAAAGATTCTTCATCAAAACCTTCTGGAAGATTTTTCTTTGCATATTTATTAAAATATTCTTTATACTCTTCATATCTTTTTTTATATACAGAATTAAGTTCATAATTACTTTTACATCCTTCACTACATTTTAAACAAAATTTTTTTTCTTTATTTTGTGTTGTAGAAGAAATTGCATAACCAACAATAACATTATTTGTAATATAATTATAATCTGGTTCTAATGGATAATAAAGAGGTTCTTCTTCTAAAAAGCATTTTTCTTGAATATATAGGTTATATACACTTTCTAAATCTTTTTTAATTAAATCTAAATTTTTTAATTCTTTTTCATAATCTTTTATTAAATTTAAATTTCCTATGATATCAAAATATCCTATTTGAACATCCTCTACAAAGAAATCTGTTCCTAAAAATTTTCTATCTAAATATAAGTCTCCAGCAGGATAATTAAAGTATAATCCAGTTTCTTTTCTTGATTTCAATATTTTTATTTTTTCACCATTATTCTTTTCATCTTCATAAGATAATTGATTATTGTCTAGGCTTGTTTGGCCATTCTGACTTTTGCCTTCTTTTATATCTTCTGCAATAACGCTAACTATTTTTCTTAAAGTATACTTTTTATATTCTTCTTTTACTAAATTTTCATATATTTTATATGTATTATATAATAATTCTGCTTTTCTATTGTCTAAAGAAGATTTTTGCAAGAATTCTTTTAATTTTTGTAAATAATCATTAGAAGGTTCTTTTGATTTATCTTTTTCTTTTAATTCTTTATAATTTTGTTCTTCATTAAAAACTATTCCTTCTTGTTGTTTTAATTTTTCAAAAACTTCCTTTTCATATTCTTGTAAGGTTTTTATTGTTTGATTTCTTAGTTCTATGTTTTGTATAGCGTTTTTTACAGATTCTGTGTCAAGCCAGCATTTTATGTTCTTACTTTTATCACACCAGCCTACAGCAATCCATCTTCCTTCTTTTGAAGCACTAGAATAAATATCTTTAGAAGGTTCTCCTGTAGAACAAACTCTTATTATTCCTATATTTGAAATATCAGGATTAGTATAAGATGAAATTCCTTCTTGTAAATTTAAATTAGCTAAACTATAATAACTTGAAGTTCCATAAACACATTCTTCTTCTGAATTAATCTCTTTATTTTTAACTTGTTGTTCTACATATTTATCTTTTAAATAATTTATTGTAAAATCTGTTGTCACTTGCTTAAAACCACATTTTTCTTGGTTATTTATTTTTACACATAATTCATCATATCCAGCTGGTCCTAAGAAATCTTTCGTCTCAGAAGCATATTCTCCTTGCTTTACGTATCCTGTTGTTACTAACATGGTTTCTTTTAAATTAAAGAATTGTGTTGATGCAGAAGTTGCCTTTAAGTAAATAGAATAATAAACTCCTGAATCTTTTCCTGCATAAATATGATAATAAACTTTATAATGTGTTGTTTCTGTTGTTGTAACATCTGTATAAGGTATTTGATCTAAAGTAGCATAAAATTGTACAGGACTTGGTGGTTCTGCCAATTTATCAAAAACATCTGAAACAGAAGGATAATTAGCAGAAATAAAACTTTTGCATATCTCTGTTTGTATATTTTTTGTTGTTCTTTCTTTAAACGCTTGCATAACATTTATTCCATAATAATTAGTGAAATAATTAAAAGAATTTTCCATATTTTTCCATGCGTCATTTATGGTTAGATATTCTCCTCCACCATAAGATGTTGATTTTCCTGCTAATAATCCTAAGAATTTAGGAAAACCATATCTTAAAAGAGGAACTAGTTGTCTCCATGTTAAATCACATAAATAAATACTGTATATTTCATCACACATCCCTACCATTCTTCCTGTATTTAAATTTTCTTGTAAACAATCCCTATGTGCTTTTAATAAAGAAGAATATGCTTGTAATCCTGCATTAACTCCTGTCAAACATACAGGAACTAAAACCTTTCCTTCAGAAGGAGAACCAAAATTAGGTAAACACAAAACTAAACTTCCTATTATTCCTTCTTGGATAACATTTTGTGTTGGCCATGTTCCACCTAAATTACATCTTGAAGCAGGACACATAACAGGATCACAGACATTAAATAATATAGCACAATCTTCAACAGACATATAATCATAGCAGTTCCCATTTGGAATATTTACAGCTCTTTCAAAAACAAAATAATTTCCATCAATGATTATACCTTTTTCTCCATTTAGATAAGCTTTTGATACTTTTTCTACTGTATTTATTCCTTTTATTATTAATTGTTTTGCTTCATTTTGACTTAATGCACATGGTAATTGATCTAATGGCTGATTTGAGTTCATGTCTATTCTCGTACATATATCATCACCACCAGATTCAAATTCTTCTTTTCCATTAGATCCAACATTACATAAATAAAATGTTGATAACATTCCTGAACTTGAATAAGGTTTAGAAGAAGTTGCTCCTAAAAAAGATAAAGAAGGTTTTGTTGCAATATACCAACCTTGCTTTAAATCAAAAGGAACTAATTTAGGCATTCCTTTAAATGGCTCTGTATCATAAACAGCAATTTTTTTGTTTATTATTTGATAAGTATTTTTACACTCTCCTGAAGAAACAAAAATTATATCTTTTATATCATTATACTTTAATTTTTCACAACTTGTATTTATTGAAGATAATTCGCCATTATTAAATTCATTTGAATTAATAATATATTCGCTACTTCCTTCACCTAGCAATCTCACAGGAACAGCATATAAACAATTATTTTTTACAATTGTTACATATTTACTTTCATTTTTTTCTATTATCTTTGCATTAATTTTTCTAGCATTATCAGACAAAAATATAGGTATTGCTCCTTTATAACCAACGTTTTCAAATTCTTTTGAAATACTATTTTCTCTTTCATCATTTTCTTTTAATTTTTTTATTTGCTCAACCAAAGAATTAATTTTATTCTCTTCTAAAGGAATACTAGCATTTTTTGTTTTTGAATAAAAAATAATTTCTCTCATATCATAAACTGTTAAATATCCTTTTTCTATTAAATCATTAATAGTATTTATTGAATTAAAGGTTTGATTTAGGTTATTATCATTTTTTATTTCTTGATAGAAATATTGTGTTAAATTTTTAGCAATTTCTTTTTGGGTATTTCCTGAAGATTGTGCTGATTCTATCTTTTGATTTATTTCATTTATTATTTCTGTAACTTTTTCAACATCTTTATTTATTTTATCTTTATTTTTATAAAAACACTCATCTAAACTTTTGTGTTCTCCTTTTACAACTAATTCTGCACATCTTTCATTCCAACCTCCCTTTGAAGTCATAACATATGTTCTTGCTGTTGCTTTTCCTCCTATGTTTGCAAACATATTTTTTATGTTTAATATAGTAGCTGTAGCAATACAAGTCTTTGTCCATGTTTTAACAACATTGTTTAAGTTATTAGAAATTTTTTCAACTTGCTCTAATGTTTTATTTATATTTTCTATTCTTTCTTTTGTTTTTTCTGGTGTTAATTTTATTGCTCTTTTTTCTATTCCTATAGAAACAGCAAAATTGGTTTCGGTTCTTCCAAAATTTGTTTTAGGAATTAATTTTATTTTTGCTAGATAATTTGCATTTATATCAACTAATTTTATTTTTATATTTCCTTCTTGTATAAGTTTTGGATTTTGTTCATTTAAATTTACTTTTATTTCTTTTTCTATCCACTCATTTTCTTTCGTTTTGTATTTATAAGAAATTTTTGCAGATTCTTTTTCTATACTTCCTAATATAATAGAAATATTTTCATCCTGATAAATAATTTCTCCTAATCCAACTAACCCGATATCTGTATATGATTTTTTTATTCTTCCTTCATTATCATAAATATCAAATTTTGCGCTTACTTCTTCTTTATTAGGATATTTTATGTTTTTCAATGTTATAAGATGCGTTTCTCCTTGGTGTTCAAAAAATAAACTTGATGAAGAAAAATCTAATAAAGAAGATTTCGCTATTTCATCTTGGACTTTATTTACCAATTTAGAATCTGAATATTGATCTATTAATTTATTCAATAATTCTATTTGTGTTTTTTGCTTTCCAATAATTTTCGCTGTTTCTGCTAATTCATATAAAGCTAGTGCCCCATAATATTCTCCTGCATATTCTCCTGCATCTATTTTTTCCTTTCCATAATCCTTAACGATTATGTCAACATAATCCTTTGCTTTTGAAAAATAATCATTAATATTATTTGTATTTTCTTCATAATCTGCTTTTTCTATTATGACTGGTTCATTAAAGGTATAACTTTCTTCTGTTTTTGATTTTTCTATTATAAGGATATTATTCTGTTGAATTCCTAATTCTGTTGCTGTATCTTTTTTTATTGCTTCTTTAAATTTTTCCCATTCTAACTTTGTTTTTGAATTTATTCCTTTTTTTATTGATTCGAGTTTTTCTGTTTTTATTTTTCCATCTTTTATATTAATATCAGAAACATTTTTTGCTATAACTATAAATTCTTTTTGTTGGTTATTTTCTTTTTTTATTCCATAATATAATAGAAAATCCTTTTCTTTTAAATTCTGGCCAATTTTCTTTTCTTCATTATTTATTTTAACATAATTTGAAAATCCTATAGATAAAAAATAATTTTTTCCTGCACATCTTAATTCTATTTGATTTAAGTTTCTATCAATTTTATTAATTGTACATTCTCCTACTTTTTCATTTTCATATACCCATGTTTCAATACCATCATATTCTATTAGAGCCCTTTCTTTTGGTAATTCCTGGTCGATATATTTTATAATTAATCCTGCTTTACAATAAAAACCTGGAATATATATTATAGAAGATTCCTTTCCTTTATCTAAAGTTATTTTTTTATAGACATTGCTTTTATCAGAATATATAGAAACCATTGCTTTATTTTCATTAATATCTTCCAATCTTAAATAACCCTTTCCCTTCCAAAAACCATAATTAGTATATTCTGAATTCCATTCTTCATTTTCTAATAAAGGTAAATAATAAGTGTTATCTTTTCCTATACCTAAAGCATTTTCTACATCATATTCTATTATTGCTGTTAAACTAGCATTAACTTCATTTGGCATATCCTTTTCTGATTTCTGTTTTTTTAAGTTAATAACCACATATCCTAAATCTGTAAAAATTGGATTAGTTATTGTATTAGTAGTAGCACCTATAGAGGATTTAGAAGGAAAATAACTTGCTCCAGCTATTATATTACTTTGATTATTAACTTTTATTCTTACACTTTTTATCTTATCTGTCTTTATTAAAGGATTTATTTTTGTTGCAACAATCTTACAAAAAACAGGAACATTTTGCTCTTCTAATAAATCACTTCTCACAACAGAAGGCATGCAACTTCCAGGAACAACATTAACAATAAAATCTTGGGTAGCTTCACATTTTTCTGTATCTCCATAATAAGGCCAAACTTCTTTGTAATCAAAACCGATTTTAGAATAATAATTTATTAAATCTGGTTGAGAAAATTCTACTTGATTTGGATTAGAAAGAGAATATGCTTTTATTAAGTCTATATTTAAAAAAACGAATAGAAGTACAAATAAATAAATTAATATCTTATTTTCTGTATTCTTTCTTTCTCTTTCTTTATCATAATTACATTTCATTTTGCTTCTAAATTTAAAGGATTGCTTTCTATTATATAATAAATTTCTTGTAATTCTTCTAAATTAGACGGCACTTTTAAAGAACCTACATCTATTTTTATTCTTCCTGCTTCTAATTCTGATTCTGTTACATATTGATTTAATTTTCCTCCCCCAATTACAACATTGTTTATTGTTTGGGCAGGAATTACAACATCATAACATTCTTTTTTTGTTATTCCGAAAATTCCTCCTATAACACTAGAAGGAACTTCTACACATTTTTCTGTTTTTGATTCTGGTATATTTATACTTGTATTTTTATAAACATAAACAGTTATATTATACATTCCTTCTGTTAAATTAAAAGATTTTTGATATGGATAATAAATAACAGTATTTTCTTCATTAGAAACAAAATAGATTATAGCGTTATCAGTTATATCTTTATTATTTGATTCTATTTTTAAATTGACTGGATATTTCTTTCTTAGCATAATATAAGCTTCATCTTCTTCGTTAGTAGAAATAATATCACTAGAATCACCATAACCTTCTGCTTTTGCAGTTAATATTCCATTTATACAATTAGGAACTTTTGTTTCTAATATAGCATCTATTCCTTTTATTTTTGTTTTTCCTAAATCGCATATTTCATTTAAACACTTAAAAGAAATATCTGCTTCTACTGGATTTAAATTAGAATCATAAGTATAAACTTTTAAATCTTGTGTTCTATATTTACATATTTGTTCCTCTAAAATAATATTTTCCGCTTCTTTAATAGCTTCTTTTGGATTATTTCCTTTTATTATTACAAGTATAGGAAATTGAAAAAATTCTTCTTCATTATAAATTTGTATTAAAACAGGAAAGGTTAAGTCATAAACATAATGATAATTAAGAATACAAAAACCTAATAAACCCATTCCTTGCTGTAAACCTATAGGCTCTGCTATAAGCATATTATTTTTTGAATTTTTATTTTCTAATTTAGTTATCCATTCTTTTGAATAAAGTATTCTAAAATCATTTTTAGTATTAATATTAATTGTAAAATATTTATCAAGTTCTTTATTTTCTCTTTTTATATTACTTCCTTTTATGAAAATGAAATTATTTTCTATTGCAAGTTTTATTTCACTAGTTATATTGTCTAAATTCCATACTTTCGGGGAACAAGAAAATTCTATTCCATTGACAGGAGCATAACTATACAAAATGTCTAAAGTATAATTTTCTAAAAAAGATTCTTCTTTTTCCTTATTATAAATTTTTAAAGCATCTTCATAAAAATTGCCAAGGTTAGAATTTATGTTTTTTTTATGGGAAGAAATTTTTATTGTTTTATCTTCTCTTGAAATAATTAAATCTGCTTGTAAAGTTATTTCTATTTTATTATTTAAAATTTTTACTTCGGTTTTTGATTTATTTAAAGATATTTTAAAATCTTTTTCTTCAAATTCCGAAAAATCACATTTTAAATTTTCATCAATAAAATTAGCGAGTTGTTCTTCCATGTTCTTTTTAGATGGCACTTGTGTTTTAATTAAATTTCCTGCAGATACATAATACCAATAAGGAATTCCTGTTCCTGAATAATCTAACATATTTGAAAAAGGAATATTTTTATTTCCTGGTTCAAATTTCGGTAATTCAATATAACCCCCTTGAATTTCTAAAGTATTTATTCCAATTTTTGCTGTTTCTTCTATACAAGATAAATATTTATCTTCTACTTGCTGAAAATCGCTAGGAATTATAAATGAAGTTTTATTTTTTATCAAAAGAAAAGTTGTAATTCCTGCAACAAGTAAAATACCAACAATGACAAAAATTGTTAATTGTCCCCTTTTTGATTTTTTTAACATTAAAAAAATAATAAATATATGTATATAAATTTTGTTAAACTATGTCATATAATTATTTATTTTTAAAATTTTCTTTTTTAATAAAGAGATGGGCCCACAAGGAATCGAACCTTGAACCTCTTCCACGTCAAGGAAGCGTTCTGCCATTGAACTATAGGCCCTTTTTATTTACAAAATATAAAGATTTAAAAATATATATAAATTTTATTTTTATTAATTAAAGTTTTTAAAAATGAAAAAACCAAAAAAAATTAATAGATATTGCCCTTATTGTAATAAAAAAACAGAACATAAAGTTATTTTAATTAGCTCTGGCCATAAAAGAGGTGCAATGAAAAGAGGAGCAATAGAAAGAGCTAGAAAACGTGGTTTAGGTAGAGGATATGGTAATTTAGGAAAATATGGTTCTAAGCCAGCTGTAACAAAATTTAAAAGAAAAACAAAATCAACAAAAAAAACAAATTTTATGTATACTTGTACTATTTGTAACAAAAGTCATTACCAAAAAAAAGGAAAAAGATCTGGAAAAATACAAGTAGGAGAAGGAGGAAAATAAAAAAATGGCGCAAAAAATAAAATTCATAAAAATAAAACTTCCGCTTCTAAATGAAGAAGTTTTTATTATTAATAGAGAAAGATTTAATAACGTTTCTTTAAAATTAGATATAACAAGAAAATTGAAAGGGAAAGGATGTGAGATAATTTTTAAAATAGATTCTGTAAAAGATGGATTAAAAATAGATCCTAAGAGAATTCGTATATATGGCTTTTTTATAAGGAGGTTAATAAGAAAAGGTACAGATTACGTTGAAGATTCTTTTGATGCAAAATGTAAAAATGCGGATTTAAGAGTAAAGCCTTTATTAATAACTAGAAGAAAAGTTCATAAAAATGTTAAAAAATCTTTAAGAAAAAAAGTAAAAGAAGAAATAATAAATTATTTTAAAGATAAAAATTATGAGGAAATATTTTCTGATTTATTAAAAGATAATTTTCAAAAAAATTTGAGCAAAAGATTAAGAAAAATTTATCCTTTATCTTTTTGTGATATAAGAGATGTATATGTAAAATAAATTAAAAAATTTTATAAATAAAAATATTCTGTATAAATTATGCCTGTGTAGCTCAGTGGTAGAGCGGCTGCCTTGTAAGCAGTAGGTCGCAGGTTCAATCCCTGCCACAGGCTTTTTTATTTATTAATTAAAGTAGTATTGGCATGTAAAATAATATCTTATTATATCAATAAAGAATAAATATATAAAAAATTTAGTCTTATCTATTCCCTAATCCTCATTTTCATTCTGTTTTTTTCTCTATAAAATAATTTTATTCTACTTCCTCTACCTTTCCTGCTTCAATTAAAATTTTTGCTATTTCTACTGGAATATTTGCAATTTCTCCTTTAGTAAAAGGTCCGAGTTTTTCTCCTTCTTCTGTTAAAAATTCTCCAACTTCTTCTTTAAATAAAACAAAAATATTCTTTTTGGTTTCTTTTTTTTCTTTATTATTTATTAATTCTTTAATTTTTTTATTTTCTTCTTCTATCGCTTTAACAATACTATCAAACATTTCTTTTTCAAAATCTAACATGCTTTCATAATCTCTTTTACTTATTCCTGTCTCGACTGCAATAAAAGCCAAATTAAGTATTTTCTTTTTTCTTCTATTCATTAATTCTTTAAAGATAGAAATAGCACTCTCTAATTGTTTTTTTGTTTTTATTATTTGCTCTGAAAATATATCATCACTTTTTTCAGTTAATTTAGATTTTTCTTCAAAGTATTCATAAACTTCCTGTATAAAATTTTTTTGTAATGTTTGTAGCTGTTCGGAATATTTTTCTTTTCTTGCTATTTCTAAAAGATCATTAAAAGTTATCATTTTATTAATTTAATAAATTATGTAAATCCTGTTTTTTTTAATAATTCTTTTCCATATAGTTTTCCTAAATCTCCTTTTTTTGAATCTTTTTCTGTGAATCTTTGTTCTTTTTCTATTTGTATTTCTTTATTATAATATAAAACAGGCACCGCATCATCAGAATGGCCTCTTAAAGAACATGGTGTTGAATGATCTGCTGTAACTAATAATTTAACATTAAATTTATTTAAAAATTTAACAATATAGGAAAAAAAGTTTTTATCTAAAATCTCAATCATTGCTTTTTTTTCTAATGGCTTATTGTCATGACCAGGAACATCTATTTCCTTAAAATGAATATATAAATAATCATATTTCTTAAATTGTTTTTTTATTACCTTTATTGCATAATTACATGCTATTTTTAAAGCATTATTTAAATTTTCATAAACATCATAACTTTTTAATTCAGGATAACTAAATGTAAATGGTATAATGTTTAAAGCCTTGCTTATTCCAATTTCTAATGGCATATAAACCATAGATGCCCATTTTTTTAATTTTTTTACATTAGGTAAATCAATAGAAGCGTCTCTTGTTAAAATTATATTTGCAGGCAGTAATCCTTTCTTTTTTCTTTCTTTGTTAATAAGATGTTCTTCTAATACCTTATGAGATTTTTCTATAAAATCATTTACTATGTTTGCTGTAAAATGAGTTATATCTTCTTCATCTAATGGCATAGAAAATTTAAATTTATTTGATAGTTGAGATTTTCCTTCTTTATGATATGCGGGATCTGTATTTGTTATATTATCAGAAAAACCTCCTTTTAATACTAAAACTCCTCTATGCTGAATAGTTGGTTTAAAAATAAATTTACACTGCAACTTTACTTTTTTATTTATTTCTTTTGCTAAAATTAAAGCTTCTTTTGTTGTTAAATTTCTTCCCGCTCTTCTATCTACTATCTCTTTATTTTCTAAATTATCTATAGTTGCAAAATTAGTTCTTATTGCTAAATCACCATGTTTTATCTCTATATCAGAACCTAAAGCTTCTAAGCTTCCTCTATAACCAACATAATAATCGCAACCAAACAAAGAAAGAATAGCAGAATCTGACTCAGGAACAACCCCTTCTTTTATGCTATACATATATCCTAATTTGCTCTTTCTTGCTATAATATCTAAATTAGGAGTTCTAGCTGCTTCTAATGGAGTTTTATTATTTAATAAAATACAAGGTAAATCTCCTAAACCATCTATTATTATAAATATTCCTTTCATATATATTTTAATTAAAATAACTA is a genomic window of Candidatus Pacearchaeota archaeon containing:
- a CDS encoding alkaline phosphatase family protein, with product MKGIFIIIDGLGDLPCILLNNKTPLEAARTPNLDIIARKSKLGYMYSIKEGVVPESDSAILSLFGCDYYVGYRGSLEALGSDIEIKHGDLAIRTNFATIDNLENKEIVDRRAGRNLTTKEALILAKEINKKVKLQCKFIFKPTIQHRGVLVLKGGFSDNITNTDPAYHKEGKSQLSNKFKFSMPLDEEDITHFTANIVNDFIEKSHKVLEEHLINKERKKKGLLPANIILTRDASIDLPNVKKLKKWASMVYMPLEIGISKALNIIPFTFSYPELKSYDVYENLNNALKIACNYAIKVIKKQFKKYDYLYIHFKEIDVPGHDNKPLEKKAMIEILDKNFFSYIVKFLNKFNVKLLVTADHSTPCSLRGHSDDAVPVLYYNKEIQIEKEQRFTEKDSKKGDLGKLYGKELLKKTGFT
- a CDS encoding transglycosylase SLT domain-containing protein, producing the protein MKCNYDKERERKNTENKILIYLFVLLFVFLNIDLIKAYSLSNPNQVEFSQPDLINYYSKIGFDYKEVWPYYGDTEKCEATQDFIVNVVPGSCMPSVVRSDLLEEQNVPVFCKIVATKINPLIKTDKIKSVRIKVNNQSNIIAGASYFPSKSSIGATTNTITNPIFTDLGYVVINLKKQKSEKDMPNEVNASLTAIIEYDVENALGIGKDNTYYLPLLENEEWNSEYTNYGFWKGKGYLRLEDINENKAMVSIYSDKSNVYKKITLDKGKESSIIYIPGFYCKAGLIIKYIDQELPKERALIEYDGIETWVYENEKVGECTINKIDRNLNQIELRCAGKNYFLSIGFSNYVKINNEEKKIGQNLKEKDFLLYYGIKKENNQQKEFIVIAKNVSDINIKDGKIKTEKLESIKKGINSKTKLEWEKFKEAIKKDTATELGIQQNNILIIEKSKTEESYTFNEPVIIEKADYEENTNNINDYFSKAKDYVDIIVKDYGKEKIDAGEYAGEYYGALALYELAETAKIIGKQKTQIELLNKLIDQYSDSKLVNKVQDEIAKSSLLDFSSSSLFFEHQGETHLITLKNIKYPNKEEVSAKFDIYDNEGRIKKSYTDIGLVGLGEIIYQDENISIILGSIEKESAKISYKYKTKENEWIEKEIKVNLNEQNPKLIQEGNIKIKLVDINANYLAKIKLIPKTNFGRTETNFAVSIGIEKRAIKLTPEKTKERIENINKTLEQVEKISNNLNNVVKTWTKTCIATATILNIKNMFANIGGKATARTYVMTSKGGWNERCAELVVKGEHKSLDECFYKNKDKINKDVEKVTEIINEINQKIESAQSSGNTQKEIAKNLTQYFYQEIKNDNNLNQTFNSINTINDLIEKGYLTVYDMREIIFYSKTKNASIPLEENKINSLVEQIKKLKENDERENSISKEFENVGYKGAIPIFLSDNARKINAKIIEKNESKYVTIVKNNCLYAVPVRLLGEGSSEYIINSNEFNNGELSSINTSCEKLKYNDIKDIIFVSSGECKNTYQIINKKIAVYDTEPFKGMPKLVPFDLKQGWYIATKPSLSFLGATSSKPYSSSGMLSTFYLCNVGSNGKEEFESGGDDICTRIDMNSNQPLDQLPCALSQNEAKQLIIKGINTVEKVSKAYLNGEKGIIIDGNYFVFERAVNIPNGNCYDYMSVEDCAILFNVCDPVMCPASRCNLGGTWPTQNVIQEGIIGSLVLCLPNFGSPSEGKVLVPVCLTGVNAGLQAYSSLLKAHRDCLQENLNTGRMVGMCDEIYSIYLCDLTWRQLVPLLRYGFPKFLGLLAGKSTSYGGGEYLTINDAWKNMENSFNYFTNYYGINVMQAFKERTTKNIQTEICKSFISANYPSVSDVFDKLAEPPSPVQFYATLDQIPYTDVTTTETTHYKVYYHIYAGKDSGVYYSIYLKATSASTQFFNLKETMLVTTGYVKQGEYASETKDFLGPAGYDELCVKINNQEKCGFKQVTTDFTINYLKDKYVEQQVKNKEINSEEECVYGTSSYYSLANLNLQEGISSYTNPDISNIGIIRVCSTGEPSKDIYSSASKEGRWIAVGWCDKSKNIKCWLDTESVKNAIQNIELRNQTIKTLQEYEKEVFEKLKQQEGIVFNEEQNYKELKEKDKSKEPSNDYLQKLKEFLQKSSLDNRKAELLYNTYKIYENLVKEEYKKYTLRKIVSVIAEDIKEGKSQNGQTSLDNNQLSYEDEKNNGEKIKILKSRKETGLYFNYPAGDLYLDRKFLGTDFFVEDVQIGYFDIIGNLNLIKDYEKELKNLDLIKKDLESVYNLYIQEKCFLEEEPLYYPLEPDYNYITNNVIVGYAISSTTQNKEKKFCLKCSEGCKSNYELNSVYKKRYEEYKEYFNKYAKKNLPEGFDEESFKALLAAIVSAESKMGYQLDLEKSNKNKAIYIKNDTHFAGYKNTINKGPDSQLSLLSSELKSAFEGKNSYYLYNQCSNLKDEYQKAFCIIYIFKYKLSQGEIKDKNLLYFYSLRIIDYSGIYRDYFCSNKKKTSSSEEENEISNEEKERIKKIIENVKNYGIDGDNKKCKCVDYCEDISENILKYSKENGIDPLLTLAVIIQESECKKDVSIGSSYGLMQISFNKWKDKFNLKSKEELKDTEINIKIGTAILKEMYDAYKNGKQFSNACSEEYRSKIYYGWQAALRGYNGWKCNPKYPEQDKYVEQVWSRYEKLKEIEKELS
- a CDS encoding TATA-box-binding protein, with the protein product MAKTKDLKIQNIVATSSLNAQVPLNKLARTQSEIEYNPETFPGLVLRIKKPKSAVLVFSSGNLVCTGTKSIAQVKKVIEEVIKKVKKIGVKVTKKPKINVQNIVASGSIDLMLNLNLLALELENTEYEPEQFPGLVYKLVEPPATFLLFTNGKLVCTGTKNKEQLEESMKNLTKNVKEALKKIK
- the rpl44e gene encoding 50S ribosomal protein L44e (protein component of the ribosomal E (exit) site that binds newly deacylated tRNAs after peptide bond formation; contains a zinc finger motif), translating into MKKPKKINRYCPYCNKKTEHKVILISSGHKRGAMKRGAIERARKRGLGRGYGNLGKYGSKPAVTKFKRKTKSTKKTNFMYTCTICNKSHYQKKGKRSGKIQVGEGGK